In Arthrobacter alpinus, a single window of DNA contains:
- a CDS encoding glycine--tRNA ligase, translated as MAPQSKLDLVISLAKRRGFVFQAGEIYGGSRSAWDYGPLGVELKENIKREWWQSFVRGREDMVGLDSSIILPKAVWEASGHVATFTDPLVECTQCHKRHRQDHLIEAFVAKKKRQPEDGMSEIVCPDCGTKGQFTEPQLFSGLMKTFLGPVDSEAGMAYMRPETAQGIFVNFNNVLTTSRKKPPFGIGQIGKAFRNEITPGNFIFRTREFEQMEIEFFVPGEDAEKWFKEWVELCWDWFIDLGINPENMRRFDVPEDERAHYSAGTIDFEYNFGFQGSKWGELMGVANRTDYDLGSHTKGSGTDLSYFNQATGERFTPYVIEPSFGLTRSMMAFLVDAFVEDEAPNAKGGVDKRTVLKLDPRLAPVKAAVLPLSRNEDLSPKAKELANTLRKHWNIEFDDAGAIGRRYRRQDEIGTPFCITVDFDTLEDNAVTIRERDTMSQERVPLDQVQAYLATRLLGA; from the coding sequence GTGGCGCCTCAGTCCAAGCTTGATCTGGTCATTTCTCTCGCGAAACGTCGCGGCTTTGTTTTTCAGGCCGGTGAAATTTACGGCGGTTCGCGGTCGGCCTGGGATTATGGACCCCTCGGCGTAGAGCTGAAGGAAAACATCAAGCGCGAATGGTGGCAGTCATTTGTTCGCGGACGCGAGGACATGGTGGGCCTTGATTCCTCTATCATCCTGCCCAAGGCAGTCTGGGAAGCCTCCGGCCACGTCGCCACGTTCACCGACCCGCTGGTCGAGTGCACCCAGTGTCACAAGCGCCACCGCCAGGACCACCTCATCGAGGCGTTCGTGGCGAAGAAGAAGCGCCAGCCCGAAGATGGCATGAGCGAGATCGTCTGCCCCGACTGTGGCACCAAGGGCCAGTTCACGGAACCGCAGTTGTTCTCCGGCCTGATGAAGACCTTCCTGGGCCCGGTCGACAGTGAGGCCGGCATGGCCTACATGCGCCCCGAAACTGCTCAGGGCATCTTTGTGAACTTCAACAACGTGCTCACCACCTCCCGTAAGAAGCCCCCGTTCGGCATCGGCCAGATCGGCAAGGCCTTCCGCAACGAGATCACACCCGGAAACTTCATCTTCCGCACCCGTGAGTTCGAGCAGATGGAAATCGAGTTCTTTGTGCCCGGCGAAGACGCCGAGAAGTGGTTCAAGGAATGGGTTGAACTGTGCTGGGACTGGTTCATCGATTTGGGCATCAACCCGGAGAACATGCGCCGCTTTGACGTCCCCGAGGACGAGCGCGCCCACTACTCCGCCGGCACCATCGACTTTGAGTACAACTTCGGCTTCCAGGGTTCCAAGTGGGGCGAGCTCATGGGCGTCGCCAACCGCACCGACTACGATCTCGGTTCACACACCAAGGGCTCCGGCACCGACCTGAGCTACTTCAACCAGGCCACGGGCGAGCGCTTCACCCCCTACGTCATTGAGCCGTCCTTCGGCCTGACCCGTTCCATGATGGCGTTCCTTGTGGACGCATTCGTCGAGGACGAGGCACCCAACGCAAAGGGCGGCGTGGACAAGCGCACGGTTCTGAAGCTGGACCCGCGTCTTGCCCCCGTCAAGGCTGCCGTGTTGCCGCTGAGCCGCAACGAGGACCTGTCCCCGAAGGCCAAGGAGCTCGCCAACACGCTGCGCAAGCACTGGAACATCGAGTTCGACGACGCCGGCGCCATTGGCCGCCGCTACCGCCGCCAGGATGAGATCGGCACCCCGTTCTGCATCACGGTTGACTTCGACACCCTCGAAGACAACGCCGTGACCATCCGCGAACGCGACACCATGAGCCAGGAGCGCGTGCCCCTGGACCAGGTCCAGGCTTACCTGGCAACTCGCCTCCTGGGTGCCTAG
- a CDS encoding GTP pyrophosphokinase, with the protein MIELNEWFDSDNPEIIQRMTEGKALRDGLARFMLNYQFAIEEIMTKINILKTEFEHLHDYSPIEHVSSRLKSPESLLEKARRREIPLTFESLSKNVLDVAGVRIVCSFQSDAYWLAKMIGSQQDITVVAVKDYIANPKPNGYKSLHLIVQVPIFLSESIQNMHVELQIRTVAMDFWASLEHKIYYKYDHAIPASILAELQEAAVVASRLDTKMERIHDDVQGKVPRSTSD; encoded by the coding sequence ATGATCGAACTTAACGAATGGTTCGACAGCGATAATCCCGAGATCATTCAACGAATGACCGAAGGCAAAGCGCTGCGTGACGGCTTGGCGCGCTTCATGCTCAACTATCAGTTCGCGATAGAGGAGATCATGACAAAGATCAACATCCTCAAAACAGAGTTCGAGCATCTGCACGACTACAGTCCAATAGAACACGTCAGCTCTCGCCTCAAGTCTCCCGAAAGCCTTCTTGAGAAGGCCCGGCGTCGAGAAATACCATTGACCTTTGAGTCGCTGAGCAAGAACGTGCTCGATGTGGCCGGTGTTCGGATTGTGTGCAGCTTCCAGTCCGATGCCTACTGGCTTGCCAAGATGATCGGCTCGCAGCAAGACATCACAGTGGTCGCGGTCAAGGACTACATCGCCAACCCCAAACCAAACGGTTACAAGAGCCTTCACCTCATCGTCCAGGTGCCGATCTTCCTGTCGGAATCAATTCAAAACATGCATGTTGAACTACAGATCCGCACCGTGGCGATGGACTTCTGGGCAAGTCTCGAACACAAGATTTATTACAAGTATGACCACGCCATACCGGCATCCATACTCGCGGAACTTCAGGAAGCAGCTGTCGTGGCCAGCCGGCTCGACACAAAGATGGAACGCATTCACGATGACGTCCAGGGCAAGGTTCCTCGGAGCACATCAGACTAG
- a CDS encoding lactonase family protein, translating into MPSIPSIFVSGYTEEGYGAGPGLVRFELLAHGLVGERRAESPTLVNPSFVIAGGGCLLAAEEGPHGNVVALDPLTLNVAGRVPTGGADSCHVALIEDQVWAANYSSGNASLVPLAGLLGSEPVSPRLLAHPGSGPVSDRQGESHAHQVTATPWGTALVSDLGADRVDEYALAGGRFELLGSAQLPPGAGPRHVALKGDFLLVAGELDGCVHVLQRTPRDGGSDYFWRWLSKTPLADSAQAVESAESFSPSHIELSHDGNQLYAAVRGPNTIVVLDVRGLQSHQSPRFLGAVSSGGNWPRHFALDTLNGKIYVANQLSNNVAVFELDELGIPGAKPIQSVDFGSPNCILIA; encoded by the coding sequence ATGCCTTCGATTCCCAGCATTTTTGTGAGTGGTTACACGGAAGAGGGCTACGGCGCAGGTCCCGGGCTGGTTCGCTTCGAACTATTGGCACACGGGTTGGTGGGGGAGCGACGCGCTGAGAGCCCAACCTTGGTGAATCCGTCATTCGTCATTGCCGGTGGCGGCTGCCTGCTGGCGGCAGAAGAAGGGCCACACGGAAACGTTGTGGCTCTGGATCCTCTGACCTTGAACGTTGCTGGCCGGGTGCCCACAGGTGGCGCCGATTCCTGCCACGTGGCCTTGATCGAAGACCAGGTGTGGGCCGCCAACTATTCTTCCGGAAATGCGTCGCTGGTGCCGTTGGCTGGACTACTGGGGTCAGAGCCGGTGTCGCCGCGACTTTTGGCACATCCGGGGAGCGGTCCTGTATCTGACCGGCAGGGTGAATCCCACGCTCATCAGGTAACGGCAACGCCATGGGGCACGGCCCTTGTTTCCGATCTGGGGGCGGACCGGGTTGACGAGTATGCGCTGGCGGGCGGTCGTTTCGAGTTGCTGGGATCGGCGCAGTTGCCACCGGGTGCCGGCCCACGGCACGTGGCGCTCAAGGGAGATTTCCTCCTCGTGGCGGGTGAACTGGATGGGTGCGTTCACGTTCTGCAGCGAACGCCACGCGACGGCGGAAGCGACTACTTTTGGCGTTGGCTGTCCAAGACTCCGCTGGCCGATAGTGCCCAGGCGGTGGAAAGCGCAGAGTCGTTCTCACCTTCACACATTGAGCTCTCCCATGACGGCAACCAGCTGTACGCTGCCGTCCGTGGACCAAACACGATCGTGGTTCTGGACGTCCGCGGGCTGCAGTCGCACCAGTCTCCCCGTTTCCTGGGCGCGGTGTCCAGCGGCGGCAATTGGCCCCGCCACTTCGCACTGGATACCTTGAACGGCAAGATCTACGTGGCCAACCAGCTGTCCAACAACGTGGCCGTTTTTGAACTGGACGAACTCGGTATCCCGGGCGCAAAGCCCATTCAGTCCGTAGACTTTGGCAGCCCAAACTGCATCTTGATTGCCTAG
- a CDS encoding RNA-binding S4 domain-containing protein, whose translation MSSHEIIEIPIRDDMIRLGQLLKLASLVDDGVEATELIKNGLVKVNGEIDDRRGRQLHPGDTVTVNGETVRITTGG comes from the coding sequence ATGAGTTCACACGAGATCATTGAAATCCCCATCCGCGACGACATGATCCGCCTAGGCCAGCTGCTCAAGCTTGCCAGCCTGGTCGATGACGGCGTTGAAGCAACCGAGCTCATCAAAAATGGCCTCGTAAAGGTCAACGGCGAGATCGACGACCGCCGCGGCCGCCAGCTCCACCCGGGCGACACCGTCACGGTTAACGGCGAAACCGTGCGCATCACCACGGGCGGCTAA
- a CDS encoding alpha/beta hydrolase, whose product MSENPTVLWSRPENERPGTPLLVVFHGYGADEADLFSLATQLPDNFTVASVRAPLQAGPGYAWFPLRNDLSYSVAAVTEAAAAVELWLDGVRAEHSSVSLLGFSQGMCMATSLLRHRPADYAAVVGLSGFVVDADGDPFFDDAAVAALKPEVFWGRDQADPVVPEFAIELTNTWMHANVKLTKVLYTGILHGINAQEIGHVGEFLQYKVLNASLDAK is encoded by the coding sequence ATGAGTGAAAATCCCACAGTCCTTTGGTCTCGTCCAGAAAATGAACGCCCCGGAACACCCCTGCTCGTGGTTTTTCACGGCTATGGCGCCGATGAGGCAGATTTGTTCTCGCTGGCCACCCAGCTTCCTGACAATTTCACGGTGGCATCCGTCAGGGCGCCGCTGCAGGCCGGCCCGGGTTATGCCTGGTTCCCGTTGCGCAACGATCTGAGCTACTCCGTGGCGGCCGTGACAGAAGCTGCGGCCGCCGTCGAGCTTTGGCTGGATGGGGTACGTGCCGAGCATAGCTCCGTGAGCTTGTTGGGGTTCTCCCAAGGCATGTGCATGGCCACCTCGTTGCTGCGTCACCGTCCGGCCGATTACGCAGCCGTGGTTGGACTGTCCGGCTTTGTGGTCGACGCCGACGGTGACCCGTTCTTTGACGACGCCGCCGTTGCCGCGCTGAAGCCCGAGGTTTTCTGGGGCCGTGACCAGGCAGATCCGGTGGTTCCAGAGTTCGCCATCGAGCTGACGAATACGTGGATGCACGCGAACGTCAAGCTCACCAAGGTCCTGTACACGGGCATTCTCCATGGCATCAACGCCCAGGAAATTGGGCACGTCGGTGAGTTCCTGCAGTACAAGGTCCTCAACGCCAGCCTGGACGCCAAATAG
- a CDS encoding SGNH/GDSL hydrolase family protein, producing the protein MGDSFTEGIGDREPSSPGGYRGWADRVAEQLGRDTGDFKYANLAIRGRLLGQILGEQLQPALDLKPDLISISAGGNDLIRPGSDPDALAEQLDQAVGRMTAAGANVLLLNGPDIRDTPVLGMVRGRVAIYNENLRTIAARHDAVIGDMWSLRQLSDTQMWDADRLHFSPLGHHTIAIMALEALNVDHTLLPKVPIALPPRRWQQARTEDLVWAKEFLFPWVLRRLRHQSSGDGIKAKRPTPGPVFGPEA; encoded by the coding sequence ATGGGCGACTCATTTACCGAGGGAATCGGCGACCGTGAACCCAGCAGTCCCGGAGGGTACCGCGGCTGGGCCGATCGGGTTGCCGAACAACTCGGACGCGACACCGGGGATTTCAAATACGCCAACTTGGCCATCCGTGGGCGCCTGTTGGGGCAAATCCTTGGCGAGCAGCTTCAGCCGGCCCTGGATCTAAAACCGGATCTGATCAGCATCTCCGCTGGGGGAAACGACCTCATCCGGCCAGGCTCGGATCCTGACGCCTTGGCCGAGCAGCTCGATCAAGCGGTGGGCCGGATGACGGCAGCGGGCGCCAACGTGCTTCTGCTCAACGGCCCCGATATTCGAGACACACCGGTGCTGGGAATGGTCCGTGGACGGGTTGCCATCTATAACGAGAACCTGCGCACCATCGCTGCCCGCCACGATGCTGTCATCGGCGACATGTGGTCACTGCGCCAGCTCTCTGACACTCAAATGTGGGACGCGGACAGATTGCATTTCTCTCCCCTGGGGCATCACACGATTGCCATCATGGCGTTGGAGGCCCTCAACGTGGACCACACACTGCTTCCCAAAGTTCCCATCGCGCTGCCCCCGCGCAGGTGGCAGCAAGCACGGACCGAGGATCTGGTCTGGGCCAAGGAATTCCTGTTCCCCTGGGTACTTCGCCGGCTCCGCCACCAGTCGTCCGGCGATGGCATCAAGGCGAAACGCCCCACCCCCGGACCGGTGTTTGGACCCGAGGCTTAA
- the metX gene encoding homoserine O-acetyltransferase MetX, with amino-acid sequence MIHPASERNALSPDIQQGTPEPGSNSQFSVAVGPGGGVLRSIQIGALPLEAGGELPSVTMAFESWGTLNAAGDNAVLIQHALTGSTHVSRGESEEDGWWEGLVGPGEVIDTNKYFVVSANIVGGCYGSTGPSSIADDGRPYGSRFPFVTIRDSVHAEARLADKLGVTAWYAVVGGSMGGARALEWAATYPDRVQRCAVVASCAASTAEQIAFAQAQVLAIRQDPNFAGGDYYDGAPPTSGLGLARRIAHITYRSEAELDHRFGRTAQEDAGTILHERMAPPDGGKSLGRYQVESYLDHQAHKLVGRFDANSYIAISEALMSHDVSRGRGTLEESLAVTAGIKFVVAAVNSDRLYFPGQSAALAAALPGRVNPQIIDSPIGHDGFLTEVAAVGEMLRESFFSD; translated from the coding sequence ATGATCCACCCCGCATCGGAGCGAAACGCGCTTTCCCCCGACATCCAACAGGGCACCCCCGAGCCCGGCAGCAACAGCCAATTCTCTGTTGCCGTCGGGCCGGGCGGTGGCGTGCTGCGTTCCATCCAGATTGGGGCGTTGCCCTTGGAAGCTGGGGGCGAATTGCCTTCGGTCACCATGGCGTTTGAGAGCTGGGGGACGCTTAACGCGGCCGGTGACAACGCCGTCCTCATCCAGCACGCACTCACGGGAAGCACCCACGTCAGCCGTGGGGAATCCGAGGAGGACGGCTGGTGGGAGGGACTCGTTGGCCCGGGCGAGGTGATCGACACCAACAAGTATTTCGTGGTGAGCGCCAATATTGTGGGCGGTTGCTACGGATCCACTGGCCCGTCCAGCATTGCCGATGATGGGCGCCCCTACGGCTCCCGCTTCCCGTTTGTCACGATCCGGGATTCGGTTCACGCCGAAGCACGGTTGGCTGACAAATTGGGAGTCACCGCTTGGTACGCCGTAGTTGGCGGTTCCATGGGCGGGGCTCGGGCGCTGGAATGGGCGGCTACGTATCCGGATAGGGTACAGCGTTGCGCGGTGGTTGCATCCTGCGCGGCCAGTACGGCAGAGCAAATCGCCTTTGCCCAGGCCCAGGTTTTGGCTATCCGGCAGGACCCCAACTTTGCTGGCGGGGACTATTACGACGGCGCACCACCCACCTCTGGCTTGGGGCTGGCTCGTCGCATTGCCCACATCACCTACAGGTCCGAGGCAGAGCTGGACCACCGTTTTGGCCGCACCGCCCAAGAGGACGCCGGGACCATTCTTCACGAACGCATGGCACCGCCCGACGGTGGCAAAAGTCTGGGCAGGTACCAAGTGGAAAGCTACCTCGATCACCAGGCTCACAAGCTGGTGGGCCGCTTTGATGCCAACAGCTACATTGCCATTTCCGAGGCACTCATGAGCCACGACGTCAGTCGCGGACGCGGCACCCTCGAGGAATCTCTGGCCGTAACGGCAGGAATCAAGTTCGTGGTGGCTGCCGTCAACAGCGATCGCTTGTATTTCCCGGGGCAGTCGGCGGCTCTGGCCGCAGCGCTTCCGGGACGGGTGAATCCTCAGATCATCGATTCACCCATTGGTCATGATGGGTTCCTCACCGAGGTGGCCGCCGTTGGCGAAATGCTGCGGGAGTCCTTCTTCAGCGACTAG
- a CDS encoding bifunctional o-acetylhomoserine/o-acetylserine sulfhydrylase encodes MKDSTMSNGWSFETRQIHAGQQPDATTGARALPIYQTSSFVFPSAESAAARFALAELEPIYTRIGNPTQDAVEQRIASLEGGVGALLLASGQAATTFALLNVAEVGDHIVSSPSVYGGTYNLLAHSLKKLGIEVTFVEDPDNLDDWRAAIRPNTKAFFGEVVSNPRQDVLDIEGVSSVAHEAGIPLLVDNTLATPYLIRPLEWGADIVIHSATKYLGGHGNAIAGVIVDGGKFDFGANPEKFPGFNTPDESYNGLVYARDLGVGSALGANLAFILKARVQLLRDLGAAVSPFNSFLIAQGIETLSLRVERHVSNAVEVATWLEENENVEAVAYAGIPSSPWFERGRKYGPKGTGAVVAFDIKGGAEAGKRFVDGLELHSHVANIGDVRSLVIHPASTTHAQLSPEQQLAAGVRPGLVRLSVGLENIADIIADLEAGFRAAKSASN; translated from the coding sequence GTGAAGGATTCCACCATGAGTAACGGTTGGTCATTTGAAACCCGTCAGATCCACGCAGGTCAGCAGCCGGACGCCACGACCGGCGCCCGTGCCTTGCCGATCTACCAGACAAGTTCATTCGTGTTCCCGTCAGCAGAGAGCGCAGCCGCACGGTTTGCCCTTGCTGAATTGGAGCCTATCTACACCCGAATCGGCAACCCCACACAGGATGCGGTAGAGCAGCGCATCGCAAGCCTTGAAGGCGGCGTGGGTGCCCTGCTGCTGGCTTCAGGCCAGGCGGCAACCACCTTTGCCCTGCTCAACGTGGCTGAGGTGGGCGACCACATTGTGTCCAGCCCCAGCGTTTACGGGGGCACCTACAACTTGCTGGCGCACTCGCTGAAGAAGCTGGGCATCGAGGTTACCTTCGTTGAAGACCCGGACAACCTGGATGACTGGCGGGCAGCAATTCGGCCCAACACCAAGGCATTCTTTGGTGAAGTAGTCTCCAACCCGCGCCAGGACGTGCTTGACATTGAAGGTGTCAGCTCCGTGGCTCACGAGGCCGGCATCCCGCTCCTGGTGGACAACACCCTGGCTACTCCGTACTTGATCCGTCCGCTCGAGTGGGGCGCAGACATTGTCATTCATTCGGCCACCAAGTACCTGGGCGGCCACGGTAACGCCATCGCTGGAGTGATTGTTGACGGCGGCAAGTTCGATTTCGGTGCGAATCCGGAGAAGTTCCCCGGATTCAACACTCCTGATGAGAGCTACAACGGCTTGGTTTACGCTCGTGATCTAGGCGTCGGCAGCGCATTGGGCGCAAACCTGGCGTTCATCCTGAAGGCTCGTGTGCAGCTGCTGCGCGATCTCGGCGCGGCTGTCTCACCGTTCAACTCGTTCCTCATCGCCCAAGGCATCGAAACCTTGAGCCTGCGCGTTGAGCGTCACGTCAGCAACGCCGTTGAGGTTGCCACATGGCTTGAGGAAAACGAGAACGTGGAAGCTGTGGCTTACGCCGGCATCCCGTCCAGCCCATGGTTCGAGCGCGGCCGCAAGTACGGACCCAAGGGCACCGGCGCCGTCGTTGCTTTCGACATCAAGGGTGGTGCCGAAGCCGGCAAGCGCTTTGTTGACGGGTTGGAGCTCCACTCGCATGTTGCCAACATCGGCGATGTCCGTTCCTTGGTGATCCACCCGGCCTCCACGACTCACGCACAGCTGTCGCCGGAGCAGCAGCTTGCCGCGGGTGTGCGCCCCGGACTGGTTCGCCTGTCAGTGGGCCTGGAAAACATTGCCGACATCATTGCTGACCTTGAAGCGGGCTTCCGCGCCGCAAAATCAGCAAGCAACTAA
- a CDS encoding Tex family protein, translating into MVVPHVGQNWGVTDTPAAPLSLPTPAAQESRISAAIAAELGVRPAQVRAAIALMDDGASVPFIARYRKEATGTLDDAQLRDLEERLRYLRDLEARRLVVLETIHGLGKLTAELRRAVEAAATKSDLEDLYLPYKSTRKTKADAAREAGLEPLLDALLSDPSRFPAVEADSFVDATRGVATADDALAGARAILIERAGQDAALVGDLRERLWKKGRLRSSVKTGKAGEGEKFKDYFDFAQPPHTLPSHRVLALLRGEKEGVLTLDLAEADTRDADAQAQARAGYENAVAHSLGIAESGRAADTWLMTSARLAWRTRILTRLSVDLRVRLFQSAEEESVRVFAANLRDVLLAAPAGNRATLGLDPGLRTGTKVAVVDGTGKVAATETIYPHAPVRKWNESLATLVSLSQRFDVELIAIGNGTASRETDKLAAELVAELKRLNPDSKVTKLVVSEAGASVYSASALASAELPGMDVSLRGAVSIARRLQDPLAELVKIDPKSIGVGQYQHDLTPAKLERSLGAVVEDCVNAVGVDLNTASPALLARVAGVGPLLSENIVAHRNEHGPFNKRRELLKVARLGPKAYEQCAGFLRITGGAEPLDASSVHPEAYGVARKILAAVGAKPAEIAAGVGSVASVNPAEFVEGDFGLPTVADIVAELQKPGRDPRPRFETATFTDGIEKITDLRPGMILEGTVSNVAAFGAFVDIGVHQDGLVHVSAMSNSFVSDPRTVVKSGQVVRVKVLEVEPERKRISLTLRLDDEVGAPAAAPKATPDAGPRGPARPSPRAGAESGDRRASAKGGIRQARPAATAPAANTAMAEALRRAGLGK; encoded by the coding sequence ATGGTGGTGCCGCATGTGGGGCAGAATTGGGGTGTGACCGATACTCCAGCCGCACCCTTGTCCCTGCCCACCCCTGCCGCCCAAGAGTCTCGCATCAGCGCCGCCATTGCTGCCGAGCTGGGTGTGCGCCCGGCCCAGGTTCGCGCTGCAATCGCCCTGATGGACGACGGCGCCAGCGTCCCCTTCATTGCCCGGTACAGAAAAGAAGCCACGGGGACACTCGACGACGCCCAGCTTCGTGACCTCGAGGAGCGCCTGCGCTACTTGCGTGATCTGGAGGCCCGGCGGTTGGTGGTGCTGGAAACCATTCACGGCCTGGGAAAGTTGACCGCCGAGCTGCGCCGCGCAGTCGAGGCAGCCGCCACGAAGTCTGATCTTGAAGACCTGTACCTGCCCTACAAATCCACTCGCAAGACCAAGGCTGACGCCGCCCGGGAAGCCGGCCTGGAGCCGCTCCTGGATGCCCTGCTGTCAGATCCGTCGCGGTTCCCGGCCGTGGAAGCGGACTCCTTTGTGGATGCGACGCGTGGCGTAGCCACGGCCGATGACGCCCTGGCCGGCGCCCGTGCCATCCTCATTGAACGGGCCGGACAGGACGCAGCGCTCGTGGGCGATCTGCGTGAGCGGCTGTGGAAGAAGGGGCGCCTGCGCTCGTCGGTGAAAACCGGCAAGGCCGGTGAGGGCGAGAAGTTCAAGGACTACTTTGACTTTGCCCAGCCCCCGCACACCCTCCCCAGTCACCGTGTCCTGGCCCTGTTGCGCGGCGAAAAGGAAGGCGTGCTGACACTTGACCTGGCCGAGGCGGACACCCGCGATGCCGACGCCCAGGCTCAGGCCCGGGCCGGTTATGAAAACGCCGTGGCACACTCACTGGGCATCGCAGAATCGGGCCGTGCCGCGGACACCTGGCTCATGACGAGTGCCCGGCTGGCATGGCGCACCCGCATCCTGACGCGCCTGTCGGTTGACCTGCGCGTGCGGCTGTTCCAAAGCGCCGAAGAAGAGTCGGTGCGGGTATTCGCCGCGAACCTCCGCGACGTGCTGCTGGCGGCCCCCGCCGGAAACCGCGCCACCCTCGGTCTGGATCCGGGCCTGCGCACGGGAACCAAGGTGGCAGTGGTTGACGGAACCGGCAAGGTGGCCGCCACCGAGACCATTTACCCGCACGCCCCCGTCCGAAAGTGGAACGAATCCCTGGCCACCTTGGTCTCACTGTCGCAACGCTTTGACGTTGAGCTGATAGCCATTGGCAACGGCACTGCCAGCCGTGAGACGGACAAGCTCGCCGCGGAACTCGTTGCGGAGCTCAAGCGCCTCAACCCGGACAGCAAGGTCACCAAGCTCGTGGTCTCCGAGGCGGGCGCCTCCGTGTACTCGGCGTCGGCTTTGGCCAGTGCGGAATTGCCTGGCATGGACGTCTCGCTCCGCGGCGCCGTGTCCATTGCCCGCCGCCTGCAGGACCCGTTGGCCGAGCTGGTCAAGATCGATCCCAAGTCCATCGGGGTGGGTCAGTACCAGCACGATCTCACCCCGGCGAAGCTTGAGCGATCACTCGGCGCCGTCGTCGAGGACTGCGTGAACGCCGTGGGTGTGGACCTCAACACGGCCTCGCCCGCGCTCCTGGCGAGGGTGGCCGGCGTCGGCCCTCTTTTGAGTGAGAACATCGTGGCCCACCGCAACGAACACGGCCCCTTCAACAAGCGCCGCGAGCTGCTCAAGGTAGCCCGACTTGGCCCCAAGGCCTATGAACAATGTGCCGGATTCCTGCGGATCACCGGGGGAGCAGAGCCGTTGGATGCTTCCAGTGTGCACCCCGAGGCGTATGGCGTTGCCCGCAAGATTCTCGCCGCCGTTGGCGCAAAACCCGCCGAGATCGCCGCCGGTGTTGGTTCCGTGGCGTCAGTGAACCCGGCAGAATTTGTCGAGGGCGACTTCGGCCTGCCTACCGTGGCGGACATTGTGGCCGAGCTGCAGAAGCCTGGCCGCGACCCACGCCCCCGTTTCGAGACGGCCACGTTCACCGACGGCATCGAGAAGATCACCGATCTGCGCCCCGGCATGATTCTGGAAGGCACCGTCTCCAATGTTGCCGCGTTTGGCGCCTTTGTGGACATTGGCGTGCACCAGGACGGGCTGGTTCACGTCTCCGCCATGAGCAATTCCTTCGTCTCGGACCCCCGGACAGTGGTCAAGTCCGGCCAGGTGGTGCGCGTGAAGGTGCTCGAGGTGGAGCCCGAACGCAAGCGGATCTCGCTCACGCTCCGCCTGGATGACGAGGTTGGCGCTCCTGCCGCGGCGCCCAAGGCCACGCCCGACGCCGGACCTCGCGGTCCCGCGCGCCCCTCGCCACGTGCGGGGGCAGAGTCGGGCGACAGGCGAGCTTCCGCAAAGGGCGGAATCCGGCAGGCACGTCCAGCGGCAACTGCGCCGGCGGCGAATACGGCTATGGCCGAGGCGCTGCGCCGTGCCGGTTTGGGGAAGTAG
- a CDS encoding VOC family protein: MRMDHVSYASESDGLAATTERIATALGVDAVRGGVHPRFGTRNMIIPLTDHHYLEIVECLNHPASDKAPFGQAVKARSAAGGGWMGWCVAVDDLAPFEERLGRSAVPGNRKFPDGQELIWQQIGIKGLIADPQVPYMLKWEGDPALHPSQARPSTVRLSSLTIAGSAERVTEWLGEPVEAPLNDVAVEWIAPRGTPGIMSVTFETANGPVTI; this comes from the coding sequence ATGCGAATGGATCATGTTTCTTACGCCAGTGAATCAGACGGATTGGCTGCCACCACGGAGCGAATCGCGACCGCCCTCGGGGTCGATGCAGTGCGTGGCGGAGTACACCCGCGCTTCGGCACCCGCAATATGATTATTCCCCTCACAGATCACCATTATTTGGAGATTGTTGAGTGCCTCAACCACCCGGCCTCTGACAAGGCACCTTTCGGCCAAGCCGTAAAAGCGCGCTCCGCAGCTGGCGGCGGCTGGATGGGCTGGTGCGTGGCCGTCGACGACCTCGCCCCGTTCGAGGAGCGTCTGGGCCGCAGCGCCGTCCCCGGCAACCGCAAGTTCCCCGATGGCCAGGAACTGATCTGGCAGCAGATCGGCATCAAGGGTCTCATTGCCGACCCGCAGGTGCCGTACATGCTCAAGTGGGAAGGCGATCCGGCACTCCACCCTTCGCAGGCACGCCCCTCCACGGTGCGCCTGTCCTCGCTGACTATCGCCGGCAGCGCCGAGCGCGTCACCGAATGGTTGGGCGAGCCCGTCGAGGCGCCGCTGAACGACGTTGCCGTGGAGTGGATCGCCCCGCGCGGCACACCTGGCATCATGAGCGTCACCTTTGAAACAGCCAACGGCCCGGTGACCATCTAG